One Aquarana catesbeiana isolate 2022-GZ linkage group LG06, ASM4218655v1, whole genome shotgun sequence genomic region harbors:
- the LOC141147670 gene encoding chemerin-like receptor 1 has protein sequence MSLYSLCYSIGEMMELMAYQAKYSAALSYVNFVLALATCVIGLIGNAIVIFFNIFVMKKHESKIWFLSLAITDFVSILLMPLHTIAMFQGNWPFGNHICKMFLFVISVNFYASIFILIALNLSRVLSVAKPMFHRKFISQRVSRWTCIMIWMITIFSSLPVLIFSGEFKIGDKRYCNFNCVKDFDNGTFNPTYNLTESLSLEKKVSLEVHKNFYYFFNECSSEECCGDENTLTTWNDIIFSSQCFSIPFLVIGYFIPFCVIILSNITIAIQARKSQTVNTHRLYQIVITIIIVYFVSWTPVILGQIIFLAAARNMNLIVMFKVMTFMPLLCTIAYVNCSLNPIMYVLVGRQARVGLVDFLSSISIN, from the coding sequence ATGTCTTTGTACAGCCTCTGTTATTCCATTGGAGAAATGATGGAACTTATGGCATATCAAGCAAAGTATTCTGCTGCTCTTAGTTATGTAAACTTTGTGCTAGCTCTGGCAACCTGCGTCATAGGACTGATTGGCAATGCCATTGTCATCTTTTTCAACATATTTGTAATGAAGAAGCATGAATCTAAAATCTGGTTCTTGAGCCTGGCCATCACCGATTTTGTCTCCATCCTCTTAATGCCTCTGCACACCATTGCTATGTTTCAAGGTAACTGGCCCTTTGGAAATCACATCTGTAAGATGTTTCTGTTTGTTATTTCTGTAAATTTTTATGCTAGCATCTTCATTCTTATAGCCTTAAATCTCAGTCGGGTTTTGTCGGTGGCAAAGCCAATGTTTCATCGGAAGTTTATATCGCAACGTGTTTCACGATGGACTTGCATAATGATATGGATGATAACCATATTTTCCAGTCTTCCAGTTTTGATTTTTAGTGGTGAGTTTAAAATCGGAGACAAACGTTATTGCAATTTTAATTGTGTTAAAGACTTTGACAATGGAACATTTAATCCTACATATAATTTAACCGAATCTCTAAGCTTAGAAAAGAAGGTTTCCTTAGAAGTGCACAAAAACTTCTACTATTTTTTCAACGAATGTTCATCTGAAGAATGCTGCGGGGATGAGAACACACTCACTACTTGGAATGACATAATATTTTCATCACAGTGTTTTAGTATTCCTTTCCTGGTGATTGGCTATTTCATTCCATTCTGTGTTATAATACTTTCCAATATAACCATAGCTATACAGGCCCGAAAATCCCAGACTGTAAACACCCATCGGCTCTATCAAATAGTCATCACCATCATTATAGTGTACTTTGTCAGTTGGACACCAGTTATTCTAGGTCAAATCATTTTTTTGGCTGCTGCTAGAAATATGAATTTAATAGTCATGTTTAAAGTTATGACCTTTATGCCACTCCTTTGTACCATTGCCTATGTCAACTGTTCCTTAAACCCCATAATGTATGTTCTGGTTGGCCGACAGGCAAGGGTTGGCCTTGTTGATTTCCTAAGCAGCATAAGCATTAACTAA